The nucleotide sequence CTCTACCACGCCTCCGGGCCCGGCTGGGCGCGCATCTTCCTCACCCTGGGCGGCACCGTCGTTCTCGGCCCGCACGACGACGCCGGGGAGCTCATCCGCATCATCCAGGACGAGGGCGTCTCCACCACCCTCATGGTGCCGCCCGTCCTCGCCCGGGTCGTCGCCCACCCCGACTCCGAGCACCTGCACAAGACGTCCCGGCTGCACTTCGTCCTCTCCGGCGGCCGGCACCTCAACCGCTGGGTCATCAACAACGCCTGGGACCGTCTCGGCCCCGTCCTCCACCTCTACTACGGGACCACCGAGACCGGCGTGAACGTCATGATCGGACCCGAGGAGCTGCACGTGGCTCCCTGCCGTTCCGGCCGTCCCATGCCCGGCAACACCGTCGTCGTCCTGGACGCCGAGAACCGCCCGCTCCCCAAGGGCAGCCGCGGCCGGGTCGCCATAGCGAGCTACCAGCTGATGGACAGTTACGCGACCAGCGAGCCCGACTTCATGACGCTCGACTACGGCGGCCGCACCCAGCGGTTCCTGCTCACCGGCGACAGCGGGCTCGTCGACGAGGCGGGCCGGCTCGAACTCACCGGCCGCAACGACGGCGTCGCCAAGGCCGAGGCGGGCAAGCCGCTCGACGTCAACATCTTCGGGCTCGAAGCCGACCTGATGGACCTGCCCTGCGTCCGCGAGACGGCCGTCCTGCGGACCAGTCTCCCCGGCGCCGGCGAGGTGCTCGTCGTGCCCTTCACGCCGGTCGCGCCCGAACGCCAGGAGAGCGGCTACCGGGCGGTCAGCGCCGCCTGCGCCCGCCGCGTGCCCTGCCTCCCGGCGTACGTGGTGCCCGTCGACGCCATCCCGTACAGCCCCACCGGCAAGGTCCGGGCGGCCCAGCTCCTGGAGTCGGTCCTCCCGCTCCTGGACATCCGGCCGGCGGACGAGCGCGAGGCGGAGACGGTCGGGGTCTGACCCGGCCGCCCCCGCCGACCCGTCCGACCCGCAGACCCGGCCGACCCGTCCGACCCGCCGACCGGCCGACCCCGCCGACCGGTGGACCTTGCCCGGTCGTCGTTCCTGGCCCCCGGCCGGCGGACCCCCTTCCCGCCGGCCGGCCCTCCCTCCTCGGATTCCCCGCCTCACCCCCGTAGCCCTACCTCCCCTTCCCCTCCTCAACTCCCAGCCGGAACAGGCCTGACAGGAAGAGTCATGAACAGTCAGAACACGTACACGCGAGGCGTCCTTCTCTGCCTCCTGGCCACGGTGTCCTGGGGCGCGATGTTCCCCCTCATGGATTCCACCCTCCAGCACATCGACCCGTTCACCTTCACGGTCATGCGGTACACCATCGCCGGCGCGATGTTCCTGGTCTTCCTGCGGATGCGCGAGGGGCGGGAGGGGCTGCGCCTGAAGGGCGAACGCATCGGCCTGGCCTGGCTGTTCGGCACCGCCGGGTTCGCGGGCTTCCAGTTCCTGGTCTTCTTCGGGCAGGACCTCATCGGCGCCCGGGGCGCGCTCAACGCCTCGATCATGATGGCGACCATGCCCATGATGGGCTTCCTGGTGAACTGGGTCATGAAGAAGGTCGTCCCGCCGAAGTTCTCGCTCGTCTTCATCGCGATGTCCTTCGTCGGCACCATCCTGGTCGTCTCCAACGGCGACATCGGCTCCCTGATCGCCTCCCCGAAGGAGGCGGGCGCCGACGCCCTGCTGCTCTTCGCCGCGCTGTGCTGGGTCGTCTACACGTCGGGTGCGAGCTACTTCCCGACCTGGTCCCCGATCAAGTACACGGCGATCACGACGGTCCTCGGGCTCGCGAGCGCCACCGTGATCACGGCGGTCATCCTGGCGGCCGGCGGGGTGCCGGTCCCGACGGCGGGTGCCGTGGGCACGATCCTTCCGCAGCTGGCGTACATGAGCGTCATCGCCGGCTTCGTGGGTGTGCTCGGCTGGAACTTCGGCAACCGCTACCTCGGCCCGCTCAACGGCGTCCTGTTCATGGACGTGGTGCCGGTGACCGCCTTCGTGATCTCCGCCCTGACGGGGGTCGTCCCGGCCGGCGTGCAGATCGTCGGCGCCTCGCTCACGGCGGCGGCGCTGGTCTTCAACAACCTGTACCTGCGGCGCATCGCCAAGGCCGCCCCCGCCGCGTCCCCGGCGCCCGCCGCGTCCGGACCGTCCGTCGGCTCGTCTTCCGGTACGTCCTCCGGTACGGCCTCCGGTTCGGGTTCCGCTTCCGCTCCCGCGCCGGTCGGGTCGGGCACCAGGTCCTGACGCCCCGACCCGTACGGCCCGGGTGCGCGTCCCCGGGAACGCCTATGGCGTGGCCTCCCACACCTCGTGGGGGGCCACGCCGTTTTCCGGTCCCGCGCGGTGGCCTGGCGGCCGATCAGCGGCGCAGGCCTTCGAGGAGGACGGTGCGCAGCTCCTCGTACCGCTCGGTGAGGTCCGAGCGGCCGCTGAGGACGTCGGAGATGTGCTGCATGCCGAAGAAGGCGGAGACGAGGACGCGGGCCGCGGCGCGGGGTTCCACTCCGTCCCGCAGTTGTCCCGCGTCCCGGGCTTCGGCGATGAGGCGGGTGAGGTAGTCCTCCCAGCCGACGTACGGCTCCGGGAGCTCGGCGTCGATGAGGGCGCGCTCGATCTGGAGCCGGGCGCCGGCCTGGACGACGATGTCCCGCGCGAACGCCCGGGTGACCGTGTCGAGGACGGCGGTGAGCATGTCGAACGGCTCCGCGTGGTCGCCCTCGGCGCCCTTGAGGATCTCGGGCCAGCGGGCGTAGTGCTCCTGGACGACCGCGACGGCGAGGGCCTCCTTGTTCGTGTAGTGGAAGTACACCGCGCCCTTGGTCATCTCGGCGCGCTCGGCCACGTCCTGCAGGGTGACGGTCGCGTAGCCGCGCTCCGCGAAGAGCTCGGCCGCCGACTGGAGGATGTGCACCTTCGTACGCCGGGCGCGCTCCTGCTTCGGTTGGCTTCGGGGTGTCGCCATGCCTGTCCGCCTCTCTCGTTCGTATGCCTTGCAATATACATTCTCGAAGGTATATTTCTTGCTGCCGAGGGGCCGCCGAGGTCCCTCGTCGCAACGATGATTCACCTTGAGGGGGAAAAGGATGTCCATCGGTGTGCTGCAGACCGTATTGCCTCTTGAGCCGCTTGAGCCCCTGGAGTCACTGGAGTCTCTCGTGCGGGAGGCCAAGGACGGCCTCAGCTTCGACCGAACGATCTCCCGACGGCTCGTCCACCGCGCCTCGGTGACGGAGGTCTTCCTCACCGACGCGGCCGTCGCCGGCGCGGACCGCTTCCTGATCGGGGCCCAACTGCCCCGCAACCACGCCCTGTACCGCCCGGAGGAGACCGGGCAGTGCGACTTCATGCTCCTCGTCGAGACCGTGCGGCAGGCCGGGATCTACCTGAGCCACCGGCACTACGACGTGCCGCTCGGCCACCACTTCATCTTCAAGGCCCTGTCGCTGCACATCAGCGACCCGGCCGCGCTCCGGGTCGGCGCCGGACCGCTCGCGGTGGTCCTCGACGTGAACGTCGCCACGCCGGGCGGACGGACGGCCGGCATCCCCGGCGCGCGCAACCCGCGGCGCTTCGACGCCCGCTTCGACATGGTGATCGAGGTCGGCGGACGGGAGTGCGCCCGCGCCTCCGCCGGGGTGACCGTGATCGACGGGGTGCGGTACGCCCGCCTCCGGCAGCGGGGCCGTACCGAGGGGACCGTGTCGGCCCGCCCGTCCGCGTACGAGGGAACCGCGCCCGCCCGCCCGTCCGCGTACGAGAGGAAGGGCGGGGCCCCCGGCGACGGACGGGGCGTGCTGCGCCCCGCGCCGGGGACGGCGATACGGCCGGCCGGCACCGGCGAGTGGCGGCTGCACGTCGACCCCACGCACCCCGGGTACTTCGAGCACCCGTCGGACCACGTCCCCGGGATGCTCCTCCTGGAAGCCTTCCGGCAGGCCGCCCTCGAACTCTGTGGAGGGACCGTACTGGCCTCCCTGGAAGCCGAGTTCGCGGTGTTCGGGGAGCTGGGCGAGGCGGTGACCGTCCAAGCGGCGGCGACGACCGCGGGGGACGGCCGGATGCGGCTGTCGGCGACCCAGGGAGGTCGCGTGCTCGCGACGGCGGGGGCCCGCCGCGCGTGAGGGCCGGAGGCGCGACCCGAAGGACGAACGGACCGACGTAGAGGCGTAGAGACGTAGAGACGTAGAAAGGAAAGAGCGATGGAACTCCAGCACTTACGGGCCTTCCGCGAAGTGGCCCGAGAACTCAGCTTCACCCGCGCGGCGCACAACCTGCACTACTCCCAGCCCGCCGTGACCGCGCAGATCAAGGGCCTGGAAGAGGACATGGGGGCGTCGCTGTTCCAGCGGCGCGGCAACCGCTCCGTGGAACTGACGCCGGCCGGGGCGCGCCTGCGTCCGCTGGCGGAACAGATCCTGGAACTGGTCGACACCGCCCAGCACGAGATCGCGGGCCCGGTCGGCGCCGGCGGCCGGGCCAGAGGGGGCAGAGCATGAGCATCGCTCCCGGCCGCGCCGCGTTCTTCGACGTCGACGAGACCCTGATCACCTGCAAGAGCATGGCCTGCGTCCTCGCCCGCTTCTGGGGGCGCGGCGAAGTGGCCGCCCGCAGGTTCGCCGCGGCGCACGCCGAACTCCGGCGCATGATCCGCGAGGGCGTGCCCCGCGAGCAGGTGAACCGAACCTTCTTCCGTTTCCTGGCCGGCAGCCACCTCGACGACCTGGAGACCTGCGGACAGGAGTGGTACGAGAAGGCCCGCACCGGCGGACTCCTCCACACCCCCGTGTACGAGGCGCTCCGACGCCACGCCGGCGCCGGCGACCTCGTCGTCCTCGTCTCCGGAGCCTTCTCCGCCTGCCTGGAGCCGCTGGCCCGCGACATCGGCGCCGACCTCGTCGTGTGCACCGTGCCCGAGGTGACCTCGGAGGGAGTGCTCACCGGGGAACTGGTCGGCCCGCCGATGCTCGGCGAGGCGAAGGGCGAGGCGGCCCGCCGGATCATGACGGCCTTCGGGCTCGGGCCCGAGGAGTGTTTCGCGTACGCCGACGACGAGAGCGACCTGCCGCTGCTGCGCTCCGTCGGTCACCCGGTCCTCGTCGGCGACGGACCGGTCTCCGCACCGCCCTCCGAGACGGCGGGCTGGTCCTGGCTCCCGGGCCCCGCGCCCGCCGCGGCGCCTTCGGCCCCGGCGCCCGCTCCGGGCCGGCCCTCGGCCGCGCGCACGGCCGCGGCGACCGCCCGCAGGCCGGTGACGCAGGCGGCCTGAGAGCCGTCATGAGGCCGCGGACGGCCTGAGGATCTGCCGGGGGCCGCTCGGGAGGGTGCCGCTCTTGTCCTCGCCCTCACGTGCATGACTGTCTTCCCCCGTCCCCCCCCGCACCCCGGAAGGCTCGTTACCGACGTCACCGACGTCACGGGCGAGACCCTCCTCACCGACGTCACACTCGTCATCGCTCAGCGCCTGGAAGACCACGACCCGCCGAGGAAGCCCCGCCGCCACGGAGGCTCCGGGCGGGGGGCGGGGTCGGTAGGCGTGGTCGGGGAGCGGCCGGTCAGGCGGTCGCGGGGCGAGCGGTCGACAGGGACGGTTCGAGGACGTCCCAGACCTCGCGTACGAGATCGGCGGGGCCGGTCGTGTCCGTCGCCCGCACCACGGCGGGGGCCCCGACCAGGAGCGCCACGGCGAGCTGGGCGAGGAGTCCGGCGGGATGGGCGTCGGACACCGAGCCCTCCTCCTGGCCCCTGCGGATCAACAGCTCGACGACACCGCAGAGTTCACCGAGCTGGACGGGGACGGTTCCTTCGGCGCGGGCCGCGTCCATGACCAGGCGGAGGCCGGCGGCGAAGGGCAGGTCCTCGTACACCCTGCGGCTCAGCTCGACGAGCAGTCCGCGCAGGGCGGTCAGTGCCGTGCCCCGTTGGGCGGTGGCGCCCGCCCCCCGGGTGGCGGCGGTGGCGAGGGCGTCGGCCCAGCGCGACTCGAAGGAGCGGGTCAGTTCGCCGGCGAGGTCCGCCTTCGACGAGAAGTGTCCGTAGAGGGCTCCTTTGGTCAGTCCGGTGCGGGCCGTGATGTCGGCCAGGTTCGTCCCCGCGAATCCGTGCAGGGCGAACTCGGCGGCAGCGGCGCCGAGCACCAGGTCGTAGGTCATGCGGGCCCTGTCCTGTTGCTTCACCGAGCGTCCGCCTCCCGTCGCTGTGTTCGTGTTCCTTCGGACCTCCATGGATGCATGACGGCCCCACAGAAAATACCTTCCAGACCGAATCTTTTTCTACTCGCATCAGTACCACCACTCAAGGAGTCCACGTCATGACGGTCGTCGACACGCCCGCTTCCCTCGCCACCGGATACCTGTACGCCGCCGCAGCGCGCCACGCGGAGGGGTCGGAACGGAGCGGACGGCTCCACCCCGAGGTCGTCACCGCGATGACCGCCGCCGGGCTCGCCCGGCACTTCGTCCCGCGCCGCTGGGGCGGCCGGGCCGGCGGGTTCGCCGAACTCCTCGACACCGTCGCCGAGGTGGGGACGGCCTGCGCGTCCACCGCCTGGTGCGGGGCGCTGCTCGCGGCCCACGGCCGGCTCGCCGCGCACCTGCCGGTCGAGGGGCAGCGCGAACTGTGGGGCGACTCGCCGGACACCCGCGTGGCGGCGGCGGTGGTGCCCCCGGCGGGGCGGCTCCGGCGGGTGCCGGGAGGGTGGCGGCTGTCGGGGGAGTGGGCGTTCGCGAGCGGGGTGGAGGACGCGGAGTGGGTGCTGCTCGCCTCGCTCGACCACTCGGGGGCCGGGGCGCCCGGCTACCGGGTCCTGGCGGTGCCGCGTGAACGGGTCGGGATCAGGGAGACGTGGGACGCGGTGGGGCTGCGGGCGACGGGCAGCCACAGCGTGGTGATCGAGGAGGCGGCGGAGGTCTTCGTACCGGAGCACCGCACGTTCCTGCGCGAGACGCTGGTGACGGGGGTGGTGACGGGGGCCGTCGACCCGGGGGAGGGCGCGGCCGGGAGCGAGGCCGGCGACGCGCCCGCCGAGGTGGCCCCGTGCCACCGGGTGCCGTACCAGCTGGTCGCGTCCCTCCAGTTCGCGGCGCCGGCGCTGGGCGCGGCGCGGGGAGCGCTGGAGGCGTGGACGCTGATGACGGGGTTACGCCGCCTCCCGGACGGCCGGCCGCTGACGGAGGACCCGGTGGTCCAGCAGACGCTGTCCCGCAGCGCGGCGGAGATCGACGCGGCGCACCTCCTGCTGAAGGCGGCGGCGACCCGGGCGGACGACTGGCCGGGCGGGGCCGCGGGGGCGAGGGACGCCCGCGAGGCGGTCACCGCGCTCAACCAACGCGACGCGGCGGGGGCCGTGGACCTGCTGGTGGGCGCGGTGGAGCGGCTGATGCGGGCCGGCGGCGCGCGGGGCCTGATCGCGGGCGGCGGCCTGGAGCGCGCCTGGCGCGACGTCCACGCGATAGCCGCGCACGCGGCCCTCCAACCGGCCCCGGCGGCGGCCGCCTACGCGGCGACGGTGTTCCCGACGTCACCCTGAACGCCCGGGGGAGCGACCTAGGACGGGGGCCGTCTCCAGAAGCTCGCCGGGGGCATGAGTCCTCCGCCCCGGCGGCGTCCCCCGGAAGAGCCGGGCGCCGAACTGGGCCGTGAGCCGGGCCATGGCTGGGCCGTGAGCCGCGGCCCTGAGCGGGGGCCCTGAGCGGGGCCCTGAGCTGGGCCCTGAGCCGGGCCCGAAGCCGGGCCGTGAGTCGGGTCCGAAGTCGGGGCCCCAAGCCCGGCCCTGAGCCGCGCCGTGAGTCGGGCCCGAAGTCGGGGCCCTGAGCCGGGCCCTAGGCCGGGCCGTGAGCCGCGCCCCGTGCCGGATCCCGTGCCGGGCCCGAAGCCAGGCCCCGGGCCGGGCTCGAAGCCGGGCCCCAAGCCGGGGCCGTGATCCGGGCCCCAAGCCGGGGCCCGAAGCCGGGCCCCTTCCGGGCCCGAAGCCGGGCCGTGAGTCGGGCCCGAGGCCGGGGCCCCGCGCCGGGCCCCAAGCCCGGGCCCTGAGCCAGGCCCCAAACCGGCCCCCTTCCGGGCCCGAAGCCGGCCCCCGCGCCGGGCCCCAAGCCGGGCCGAGCTGGGGCCCCGAGCCACGCCCCAATCCGCGCCCCCAGCCGAGCCGAACCGACCCCCGCCCCGCGCGCAGCGACCCGCCCCCGCCCCGCCCCTAGATCCGGTGTTCCCTCCAGAACGGACCCAAGTCCCGGTCCGTCGCCGACTGGGCCGCGTGTTTGAAGTCGGCCGTTGTGGCGACGCCCAGCCAGTGGGTGCGTACGTAGGTGCGCAGCATGGTGGCCATTTCCCGGCTGCCCAGGGTTCGTTCCAGGTCGTGCAGGGCGCAGGCGCCGCGGATGTAGACGACGCGGACGTACTCCGAGCGGTGGCCGTCCGCGTAGTACGCCATGGTCCTGTGGAGCGCGGCCGTGTCGCTGGGCCATTCGCCCTGGTCCTCCCAGCAGGTGGCTGTGGGCTCCCCGTAGTACAGCTGGTTCGCGTACTGCGCGAAGGACTCGTCGAGCCACGGTGAGGCGAACTGGTCGTTGCCGACGATGCCGTAGAACCACTGGTGGGCGATCTCGTGGACCACGGCCGACCCTTCCGGTTCCGTCCACAGCAGGACGAGGCCCGGGAACTCCATGCTGCCGAAGTCGTCGAGGTTGTCGCTCATGACGAGGTCGAGCTCGCCGTACGGGTAGTGCCCGAAGCGTCTTCCGAAGTCGTCGACCGAGCCGACGGCCGCCTTCAGGTCGGTCTCGACGCCTTCGGGGGGCGTGGTCGCCGTCCAGTACGCGTTCAGCCGGACCCCGCCGGGCGTCGTCACCGTCCTGGACGTGAAGGGGCCCGCCGCCCACGCGAAGTCCCGCACCCCGTGCGCCACGCTCGTGCTGACGGTCCGGCCGGGTGCGCCGGCGCGCCGGGTGGTGGTGCCGGTCGCGGGGACGACCAGCGCGCGCGGATGGTCGAGGACGACCCGGAAGTCGCCGGCCAGGGTGTGGAAGCTCTCGCCGAAGCCGACGTCCGGGTCGAGGTGCGGGCCCTGCTCGTCGCGTACGGACAGCAGGGGCAGCGCGTTGCCGAGGTAGCGGTACGCGCCGTCCTTCCCGAAGCGGTGCACCCGGTCCGGTACGGCGATGTCGACGTCGAACGACACGCTCGCCCGCGCCCCGTACGGCAGCGGCTCGGGCAGTTCGATCCGGAGCGCGGTGCAGTCGACCGCGAGCGGCCGCGGGGTGCCTCCGGAGACCCGCCCGACCCGCACCGGGGACGGGCTGTCCGGGGCGCCGCAGCCGTCGGTGCCGTTGCCCCACAGCCGCAGGTCGACCGAGGTCAGAGGGGCCCGGGCGGCGTTCCGGAAGGACACCGTCTGGCGGCCGGACCAGTGCGAACCGTCGCCGTCGGCGCGCAGCCGCACGTCGTACGAGGGCCGGTCCGGCGTCGCCGCCGACGGGGCGACCGAGGGGCCGTCGGGTGCCTGCGCCACGGCGGTCTGCGGGGCGAGCAGCAGGAGGGCCGCGAGGGCGAGCAACGGCGCCCGCCAGCCACTGAGCGAGGTCATGCCAGGCACGCTAGAACGCCCGTACGCCCGGACGGGCGGGTTCCGCGATGCGCGTGCGCCTAGAGGTCGCGCCAGAACGGCACCGTCGCCTCCGCTTCCTCCCCGTCCTCCTCGCCCCATCCCCTCGGCGCGGCCGCGGCGTTGAACTCCCGGTCGACGTAGTCGGGTAGGTCGGCGCCGTAGTAGATGACGTCGGTCTGCTGGATCGACAGGACCGGGTGGCCGTGCGTGCCGCGCCCGGCGGGCAGGTACCGGTGGGCGTAGACCGGCACCATCTGCGGCACGGTGGCCAGTTCGGCGCGCGCCGCCGTCACGGCCTCGGCGGGCGCGGCCGGCCGCGGGCCCCATTCCCGCCGCCAGAAGGAGTTGTGCTCGACGTCGAAGAGGACGCCGTCGACCGGCCTCTCCAAGCGCCACCGCAGGTCGTCGCGGTCGGGGCCGCGCCAGTTCGGCCACGGCGACGGGCGGCCGTGCGGGTCGGGCCGGCCCACGGGAAGCCCGGCCGCCAGGAACACCCGGTGGTCGTCGCTGAACGCGAAGCCGAACTCCTCCTCGATCCGGTCGAACTCCGCGTCCGACAGGCCGGGGAGCATCTCGGCCCTTCCCGTCCTCGCCAGCCTGCGGGCTGCTTCCGCGCCCGACCGGGCGCCTTCCTCCATGATCACCCGGTCATCGTAAATGTGGCGATCGGTGCGTTGCCGATCTTTTGGGCGCCCAAGAATCTAAAGCAAGCGCGCTTGATTGTTTCTTTCCCCGCTGCCATGCTCCTTGCGAAGGCCCGTGACCGCCCGTCCCCGAGGGGAGCGCACCGTGTCCGACCCCGTCGTCGTGCTCGACGACCTGCGTGACGAGAGTGACGAACTCGACCGGCTCGTCGCGGAGTTGAGCGACGAGAGATGGGGTGCGCCCACCCCCGCGGCCGGCTGGACCATCGCCCACCAGATCGCGCACCTCGCCTGGACCGACCGCGCCGCGTTCCTCGCGGCCACCGACGCCCAGGCCTTCGCCGCCGAGACGGAGAAGGCGCTCGCCGCCCCCGACCGGTTCGTCGACGAGGGCGCCGAGGAGGGCGCGAAGCTGCCGCCCGCCGAGCTGCTCGCCGACTGGCGGGCGGGGCGCGAGCGGCTCCAGGACGCCCTGCGCGCGGTGCCGGCGGGGGCGAGGTTCCCCTGGTACGGGCCGCCCATGAGCGCCCCCGCCATGGCCACGGCCCGGCTCATGGAGACCTGGGCGCACGGCCAGGACGTCGCCGACGCCCTCGGGATCGTCCGCACCCCGACGGCCCGCCTCCGGCACGTCGCCTGGATCGGCCACCGGGCCCGTGACTACGCCTTCCTGGTACGGGGACTCCCCGTGCCCGCCGAGCCCGTCCGGGTCGAGGTCACCGCCCCCGACGGGGAGTTGTGGACGTACGGGCCCGAGGGCGCCGCCCAGAGGGTCACCGGGCCCGCGCTCGACTTCTGCCTGCTCGTCACCCAGCGCGTCCACCGCGCCGACACCGCCCTCGTCGCCGAAGGCGCCGACGCCGACCGCTGGCTGGACATCGCCCAGGCCTTCGCGGGCCCGGCGGGCCCGGGCCGCACGACCAAGGAGGCCAGCGGTCCCAGCCGCACCGCCGAGGACGCCCCCGGCCCCGGCCGCGCCGCCGAGGAGGCCGCCGGCCCGGGCCGTACGGACGAGGAGGCCCCGGGCCGTACGGCCACGGAGACCCCAGGCAGCAGCCGCACCGCCAAGGAGGCCCCGTGACCGTGCTTCGGATCGGCAACGCCTCCGGCTTCTACGGCGACCGTTTCGACGCCGTCCGCGAGATGCTCACCGGCGGCGGGCCCGATGGCGCGGTCGACGTCCTCACCGGCGACTACCTCGCCGAACTGACCATGCTCATCCTCGGCCGCGACCAGCTCAAGGACCCGGCGGCCGGGTACGCGAAGACCTTCCTGCGCCAGATGGAGGAGGGCCTCGGACTCGCCCACGACCGCGGGATCAGGATCGTCACCAACGCGGGCGGCCTCAACCCCGCCGGGCTCGCCGACGCCCTGCGCGCCCTCGCCGCCAAGCTCGGCCTGCCGACCACCGTCGCGCACGTGGAGGGCGACCGACTCCCCGCCGCGGAAGGGGTGTTGGCCGCCAACGCCTACCTCGGCGGCGCCGGGATCGCCGCCTGCCTCGCCGCCGGCGCCGACGTCGTCGTCACCGGCCGGGTCACCGACGCCGCCCTGGTCACCGGGCCCGCGCAGTGGCACTTCGGCTGGGGCCCCGAGGAGTACGACAAGCTGGCGGGGGCGGTCGTCGCCGGGCACGTCCTGGAGTGCGGCACCCAGGCCACCGGCGGCAACTACGCCTTCTTCCGCGAGCACGACCCGGCGCTCCTGCGCCGCCCCGGCTTCCCGCTCGCCGAACTCCACGAGGACGGCAGCGCCGTCGTCACCAAGCACCCCGGCACCGGCGGCCTCGTCGACGTCGGCACGGTCACGGCCCAGCTCCTGTACGAGACGGCCGGCGCCCGCTACGCCGGCCCCGACGTGACCGCCCGGCTCGACACCGTACGGCTCACCCAGGAGGGCCCCGACCGGGTCCGGATCGACGGCGTACGGGGAGAGGCGCCGCCCCCCACGCTCAAGGTCGGGCTCAGCCGGCTCGGCGGCTTCCGCAACGAGGTCGTGTTCGTCCTGACCGGCCTCGACGTCGAGGAGAAGGCCGCGCTCGTCCGGGACCAGGTCGAGGACGCCCTCGCCGGAACGGACGCCCGCCCCCGCGAGGTCCGCTGGGAACTCGTCAGGACCGACCGGCCCGACGCGGACACCGAGGAGACCGCGAGCGCCCTGCTGCGGCTCGTCGTCCGGGACCCGGCCCCCGGGCCCGTCGGCCGCGCCCTCACCGGCGCGGCGATCGAGCTGGCCCTCGCCAGCTACCCCGGCTTCCACGTCACCGCGCCGCCCGGGAAGGGCGCGCCGTACGGGGTGTTCGGGA is from Streptomyces venezuelae ATCC 10712 and encodes:
- a CDS encoding TIGR03084 family metal-binding protein, with amino-acid sequence MSDPVVVLDDLRDESDELDRLVAELSDERWGAPTPAAGWTIAHQIAHLAWTDRAAFLAATDAQAFAAETEKALAAPDRFVDEGAEEGAKLPPAELLADWRAGRERLQDALRAVPAGARFPWYGPPMSAPAMATARLMETWAHGQDVADALGIVRTPTARLRHVAWIGHRARDYAFLVRGLPVPAEPVRVEVTAPDGELWTYGPEGAAQRVTGPALDFCLLVTQRVHRADTALVAEGADADRWLDIAQAFAGPAGPGRTTKEASGPSRTAEDAPGPGRAAEEAAGPGRTDEEAPGRTATETPGSSRTAKEAP
- a CDS encoding acyclic terpene utilization AtuA family protein encodes the protein MTVLRIGNASGFYGDRFDAVREMLTGGGPDGAVDVLTGDYLAELTMLILGRDQLKDPAAGYAKTFLRQMEEGLGLAHDRGIRIVTNAGGLNPAGLADALRALAAKLGLPTTVAHVEGDRLPAAEGVLAANAYLGGAGIAACLAAGADVVVTGRVTDAALVTGPAQWHFGWGPEEYDKLAGAVVAGHVLECGTQATGGNYAFFREHDPALLRRPGFPLAELHEDGSAVVTKHPGTGGLVDVGTVTAQLLYETAGARYAGPDVTARLDTVRLTQEGPDRVRIDGVRGEAPPPTLKVGLSRLGGFRNEVVFVLTGLDVEEKAALVRDQVEDALAGTDARPREVRWELVRTDRPDADTEETASALLRLVVRDPAPGPVGRALTGAAIELALASYPGFHVTAPPGKGAPYGVFGTAFVPAGDVPHTAVLPDGSRVPVPIPARTRELEPVPEPALPQPLPPGPTRRVPLGRLAGARSGDKGGDANIGVWVRTDEEWRWLAHTLTVARLRELLPETAGLDVTRHVLPNLRALNFTVAGILGDGVASQARFDPQAKALGEWLRSRHTDIPAALLPDVAEDFR